A genomic segment from Acidimicrobiales bacterium encodes:
- a CDS encoding DUF2332 domain-containing protein gives MHEGSEGLEARVRAQQQGCAIGGSALYTGLLDVVADDVRAGGSCRAALADHAAEPVAHALILRFLAAVHEVALDGSAPDLAAYYPSCGGRPGPGVGAAFMATVAAHLDRVRARTAAPLQTNEVGRSAALLGGYLAVARAGLPLRVLEVGASAGLNLRFDHFRYESGDGCLGTFGPAGSSVRFVAPWAGRTPALDVPVEVVERRGCDLHPLDPADPAARLRLRACLWPDQEERRHRLDAALAVAAAVPAPVDRADAAAWVADRLAGPAPGVATVVVHSIVAQYLSPEGRRGLEEVLAAAGARATPEAPVAWLRMEPADDQEAEVRLTRWPGPDGDPPPTQVLARSAFHGPPVRWLAG, from the coding sequence GTGCACGAGGGATCGGAGGGGTTGGAGGCCCGGGTGCGGGCCCAGCAGCAGGGCTGCGCCATCGGGGGCTCGGCCCTCTACACCGGCCTGCTCGACGTGGTGGCCGACGACGTGCGAGCCGGCGGGTCGTGCCGGGCCGCCCTGGCCGACCACGCCGCCGAGCCCGTCGCTCATGCCCTGATCCTCCGCTTCCTGGCGGCCGTGCACGAGGTGGCCCTCGACGGCTCGGCCCCGGACCTGGCCGCCTACTACCCCTCGTGCGGGGGGCGCCCCGGGCCAGGTGTGGGGGCCGCCTTCATGGCCACCGTCGCCGCCCACCTGGATCGGGTCCGGGCCCGGACCGCCGCTCCCCTCCAGACCAACGAGGTGGGACGCTCGGCCGCCCTGCTGGGGGGCTACCTGGCCGTGGCCCGGGCCGGCCTGCCCCTCCGGGTCCTGGAGGTGGGGGCCAGCGCCGGCCTGAACCTGCGCTTCGACCACTTCCGCTACGAGTCCGGCGATGGTTGCCTCGGGACGTTCGGCCCCGCCGGATCGTCGGTCCGCTTCGTGGCCCCGTGGGCGGGCCGGACCCCGGCGCTGGACGTCCCGGTCGAGGTGGTCGAGCGCCGGGGCTGCGACCTCCACCCCCTGGACCCGGCCGACCCGGCCGCCCGGCTGCGGCTGCGGGCCTGCCTGTGGCCGGACCAGGAGGAGCGCCGCCACCGCCTCGACGCCGCCCTGGCCGTGGCCGCCGCGGTGCCGGCCCCGGTGGACCGGGCCGATGCCGCGGCGTGGGTGGCGGACCGGCTGGCCGGGCCGGCCCCGGGGGTGGCCACCGTGGTGGTGCACTCGATCGTGGCCCAGTACCTCAGCCCGGAGGGCCGGCGGGGGCTGGAGGAGGTCCTGGCCGCGGCCGGGGCCCGGGCCACCCCGGAGGCCCCGGTGGCCTGGCTGCGCATGGAGCCGGCCGACGACCAGGAGGCCGAGGTCCGCCTCACCCGCTGGCCGGGACCCGACGGCGACCCGCCCCCCACCCAGGTGCTGGCCCGCAGCGCCTTCCACGGGCCCCCGGTCCGCTGGCTGGCCGGTTAG
- a CDS encoding phosphatase PAP2 family protein: MSEPTTGALAEPVPGGDEPPPRPEAATAGGRRLRWWREALYVLLFYYVGYSQIRNLFGSNGEGSAAIAFDHAKAVIRVQEAIGLWFEPALQRWYLDLPAMGLIRFWNIYYGTAHFIVTAVALVWVYRRQPDRYSLWRNTLALMTALALVGFATYSLMPPRLLDDTSKFGACYEQQVKGCHGYEVTDTLAVHGGLWSFGSGAMAEVSNQYAAMPSMHTGWSTWSACVLWGLTRRRWLRALAVLYPVATVFCILITGNHYWLDAAGGLVAFGVGLGLAKVITDWNERRFLAREAASTA; this comes from the coding sequence ATGAGCGAGCCGACCACGGGCGCCCTGGCCGAGCCGGTGCCCGGGGGCGACGAGCCGCCCCCCCGCCCCGAGGCCGCCACCGCCGGCGGCCGCCGCCTGCGGTGGTGGCGCGAGGCCCTGTACGTCCTGCTCTTCTACTACGTCGGCTACTCGCAGATCCGCAACCTGTTCGGGTCCAACGGCGAGGGCTCGGCCGCCATCGCCTTCGACCACGCCAAGGCCGTCATCCGGGTGCAGGAGGCCATCGGGCTGTGGTTCGAGCCCGCCCTCCAGCGCTGGTACCTCGACCTGCCGGCCATGGGCCTCATCCGGTTCTGGAACATCTACTACGGCACGGCCCACTTCATCGTCACCGCCGTCGCCCTGGTCTGGGTGTACCGGCGCCAGCCCGACCGCTACTCGCTGTGGCGCAACACGCTGGCCCTCATGACCGCCCTGGCCCTGGTCGGCTTCGCCACCTACTCGCTGATGCCGCCCCGCCTGCTGGACGACACCTCCAAGTTCGGCGCCTGCTACGAGCAGCAGGTGAAGGGCTGCCACGGCTACGAGGTGACCGACACCCTGGCCGTCCACGGCGGGCTGTGGTCGTTCGGCTCGGGGGCCATGGCCGAGGTCTCGAACCAGTACGCGGCCATGCCCAGCATGCACACCGGCTGGTCGACCTGGAGCGCCTGCGTGCTGTGGGGCCTGACCCGGCGCCGCTGGCTGCGAGCCCTGGCCGTGCTGTACCCGGTGGCCACCGTGTTCTGCATCCTGATCACCGGCAACCACTACTGGCTGGACGCGGCCGGGGGCCTGGTGGCCTTCGGCGTGGGCCTGGGCCTGGCCAAGGTGATCACCGACTGGAACGAGCGCCGCTTCCTGGCCCGCGAGGCCGCGTCGACCGCCTAA
- a CDS encoding lysylphosphatidylglycerol synthase transmembrane domain-containing protein, with protein sequence MPLAPTTRRRLTLAARIVVSAAMLGFLLTKIETRGARVLPEWTTSTALWLAGAMVLTLVSIVLSALRWQTVLVAIGQPARLRRLLSHYLAGQFVANVLPTTIGGDVLRVSRLARDNGHMPDSFASVVLERLTGWLVLPLITFVGLLVNPPLRDLGRATQVAFSLACGTLVGLVLLLLAVAAKRWGEVDATKGWKRFLAAVSLGLNRLRANPRHAASVVAVGFAYQLVLVAAAVMAARALGIPDAGPTALLAFFPAVAIAQVMPISISGLGVREGLFALFLTPLGVATAQAVALGILLYLLNLIVSLLGAPAFAVGGRRRLPPEPDPLDPPTSVPAA encoded by the coding sequence GTGCCGCTCGCTCCCACCACCCGACGGCGCCTGACCCTGGCGGCGCGGATCGTCGTCAGCGCGGCCATGCTCGGCTTCCTCCTGACCAAGATCGAGACCCGGGGGGCCCGGGTCCTCCCGGAGTGGACGACCTCCACCGCCCTGTGGCTGGCCGGCGCCATGGTCCTCACGCTGGTGAGCATCGTGCTCTCCGCCCTGCGCTGGCAGACGGTGCTGGTGGCCATCGGCCAGCCGGCCCGGCTCCGCCGCCTGCTGTCGCACTACCTGGCCGGCCAGTTCGTGGCCAACGTGCTGCCCACCACCATCGGCGGCGACGTGCTGCGGGTGTCGCGCCTGGCCCGCGACAACGGGCACATGCCCGACAGCTTCGCCTCGGTGGTGCTGGAGCGCCTGACCGGCTGGCTGGTGCTCCCCCTCATCACCTTCGTGGGCCTGCTGGTCAACCCACCCCTGCGGGACCTGGGCCGGGCCACCCAGGTGGCCTTCAGCCTGGCCTGCGGCACCCTCGTCGGCCTGGTGCTGCTGCTCCTGGCCGTGGCGGCCAAGCGCTGGGGCGAAGTCGACGCCACCAAGGGCTGGAAGCGGTTCCTGGCCGCTGTCAGCCTGGGGCTCAACCGGTTGCGGGCCAACCCCCGCCACGCCGCCAGCGTGGTCGCCGTCGGCTTCGCCTACCAGCTGGTGCTGGTGGCCGCGGCGGTGATGGCGGCCCGGGCCCTGGGCATCCCCGACGCCGGGCCCACCGCCCTGCTGGCCTTCTTCCCGGCCGTGGCCATCGCCCAGGTCATGCCCATCAGCATCTCGGGCCTGGGGGTGCGCGAGGGGCTCTTCGCCCTGTTCCTCACCCCCCTCGGGGTGGCCACCGCCCAGGCCGTGGCCCTCGGCATCCTGCTCTACCTGCTGAACCTGATCGTGAGCCTGCTGGGCGCCCCCGCCTTCGCGGTGGGCGGGCGCCGCCGCCTGCCCCCCGAGCCCGACCCGCTCGACCCGCCGACCTCGGTGCCGGCGGCATGA
- a CDS encoding alpha/beta hydrolase, with amino-acid sequence MKIRDITTSRLRHSALEAGSGGVPLLLLHGFGGAKEDFADVVDGFADRGWHVVVPDHRGHGASDQPTEEVAYSLGEMAADAFALADALGWERFALLGHSMGGMVAQLMALDVPGRLASLVLMDTGHGPVEGLDPGIVELAVAVVRAEGVDRLAELSAELDTRRRPPAEERVRAERPGYVEFNDRKLKACSAAMYAAVALQLPAVPDRLEALAGLDLRTLVVVGEQDRGFLGASERLAATIPGATYEVIVDAAHSPQFENPDRWWRVVSRFLEAGLPSSATA; translated from the coding sequence GTGAAGATCCGAGACATCACGACCTCCCGCTTGCGCCACAGCGCCCTGGAGGCGGGGTCCGGCGGGGTGCCGCTGCTGCTCCTGCACGGCTTCGGCGGGGCCAAGGAGGACTTCGCCGACGTGGTCGACGGCTTCGCCGACCGGGGCTGGCACGTCGTGGTGCCCGACCACCGGGGCCACGGGGCCAGCGACCAGCCCACGGAGGAGGTCGCGTACTCGTTGGGCGAGATGGCGGCCGACGCCTTCGCCCTGGCCGACGCGCTGGGCTGGGAGCGCTTCGCCCTCCTGGGCCACTCCATGGGGGGGATGGTGGCCCAGCTCATGGCCCTCGACGTCCCGGGCCGGCTGGCCTCGCTGGTCCTCATGGACACCGGGCACGGCCCGGTCGAGGGGCTCGACCCCGGCATCGTGGAGCTGGCCGTGGCCGTGGTCCGGGCCGAGGGGGTGGACCGGCTGGCCGAGCTGTCAGCCGAGCTGGACACCCGGCGCCGGCCCCCGGCCGAGGAGCGGGTCCGGGCCGAGCGGCCGGGCTACGTCGAGTTCAACGACCGCAAGCTGAAGGCGTGCTCGGCGGCCATGTACGCCGCGGTGGCCCTCCAGCTCCCGGCCGTGCCCGACCGCCTCGAGGCCCTGGCCGGCCTGGACCTGCGGACCCTGGTGGTGGTGGGGGAGCAGGACCGGGGCTTCCTGGGCGCCTCGGAGCGGCTGGCGGCCACCATCCCCGGGGCCACCTACGAGGTCATCGTGGACGCCGCCCACAGCCCCCAGTTCGAGAACCCGGACCGCTGGTGGCGCGTCGTCTCCCGCTTCCTGGAGGCCGGCCTGCCGTCGTCGGCCACCGCCTAG
- a CDS encoding HAD family hydrolase — translation MVGLDADDTLWHNETYFAEAAETFVQILAPWTPEGEDVRARHDATERRNLELFGYGIKGFTLSMVETALEVSGNRVSGLAVAELLALGKRMLAHPVELLDGVAQAVDELAGRYRLVLVTKGDLIHQEQKIARSGLAERFERVEIVSEKDEATYAAVLDRLGVAPEHFCMVGNTVRSDVLPVLALGGHAVQVPYEITWAHERAAGHGAEFPVLASLAELPAWLATAPDR, via the coding sequence GTGGTCGGCCTCGACGCCGACGACACGTTGTGGCACAACGAGACGTACTTCGCCGAGGCGGCGGAGACGTTCGTCCAGATCCTGGCCCCCTGGACCCCGGAGGGCGAGGACGTGCGGGCCCGCCACGACGCCACCGAGCGCCGCAACCTGGAGCTCTTCGGCTACGGCATCAAGGGCTTCACCCTGTCCATGGTGGAGACGGCCCTGGAGGTCAGCGGCAACCGGGTCAGCGGGTTGGCCGTCGCCGAACTGCTGGCCCTGGGCAAGCGCATGCTGGCCCACCCGGTCGAGCTGCTCGACGGCGTGGCCCAGGCCGTCGACGAGCTGGCCGGCCGCTACCGGCTGGTGCTGGTCACCAAGGGCGACCTGATCCACCAGGAGCAGAAGATCGCCCGCTCGGGCCTCGCCGAGCGCTTCGAGCGCGTCGAGATCGTCTCCGAGAAGGACGAGGCCACCTACGCCGCCGTGCTCGACCGGCTGGGCGTCGCCCCCGAGCACTTCTGCATGGTCGGCAACACGGTGCGCTCCGACGTCCTGCCCGTGCTGGCCCTGGGCGGCCACGCCGTGCAGGTGCCCTACGAGATCACCTGGGCCCACGAGCGAGCCGCCGGCCACGGGGCCGAGTTCCCCGTCCTGGCCTCCCTGGCCGAGCTCCCGGCCTGGCTGGCCACCGCCCCCGACCGCTAG
- a CDS encoding hotdog domain-containing protein, protein MSLPRGLTASIRPGLTGRVHLDVAEADTAAALGSGDVPVLATPRVVALCEQASLAALGAVLSADQTSVGQRVQIDHLAPTGIGGAVTADATLEKIEGRRLTFTVAVNDRCGLVAAGRVTRVVVERERFLGKASG, encoded by the coding sequence GTGTCTCTTCCCCGTGGGCTCACCGCCTCCATCCGGCCCGGCCTGACCGGGCGGGTGCACCTCGACGTGGCCGAGGCGGACACCGCGGCGGCGCTGGGCTCGGGCGACGTGCCCGTGCTGGCCACGCCCCGGGTGGTGGCCCTGTGCGAGCAGGCCTCGCTGGCCGCCCTGGGGGCGGTGCTCTCGGCCGACCAGACGTCGGTGGGCCAGCGGGTCCAGATCGACCACCTGGCCCCCACCGGCATCGGGGGCGCGGTCACCGCCGATGCCACCCTGGAGAAGATCGAAGGGCGTCGCCTCACCTTCACCGTGGCCGTGAACGACCGCTGCGGCCTGGTGGCGGCCGGCCGGGTCACCCGCGTGGTGGTCGAGCGCGAGCGCTTCCTCGGGAAGGCCTCGGGCTGA
- a CDS encoding TldD/PmbA family protein, with amino-acid sequence MAVIEEDVLSRVLGAALQGGGEFAEVFAEDKRSTSAVLDDGRIEELASGRDRGAGVRVISGETTGYAHTSDLSEAGLRAAAEAAGAAARRGGGGSNVVALDRQAVRHPSTVAIQPEDVAKATKVELLRRADEAARGADGAVRQVSARYGDSRRRILVANSEGLLTGDDQVRTLFSVGVVAAGDTGMQTGRQSVGHTVGFELFDRYEVEDMARKAASRAVTKLGARPAPSGEMPVVIGAGGGGVLFHEACGHGLEADLVAKGASVYRDRVGQQVASPLVTLIDDGTVADEWGCFGIDDEGSPAQRNVLIQDGVLTDYMWDVTRGRKEGRPRSGNGRRQSYQHLPMVRMTNTFLANGTEDPADIIAGTDHGVYVAQLGGGSVNTATGDFVFGMWEAYLIEDGVVTEPLREGNLIGNGPQVLTDIEALGDDFAMGSPGTCGKDGQGVPVGDGVPTLRVRSLTIGGTAA; translated from the coding sequence ATGGCCGTGATCGAAGAGGACGTCCTGTCCCGCGTGCTGGGCGCCGCCCTCCAGGGGGGTGGCGAGTTCGCCGAGGTGTTCGCCGAGGACAAGCGCTCGACCTCCGCCGTCCTCGACGACGGGCGCATCGAGGAGCTGGCCTCGGGCCGGGACCGGGGTGCGGGGGTGCGGGTCATCAGCGGCGAGACCACCGGCTACGCCCACACCTCCGACCTGTCCGAGGCCGGCCTGCGGGCCGCGGCCGAGGCGGCCGGCGCTGCCGCCCGCCGGGGCGGGGGCGGCAGCAACGTCGTGGCCCTCGACCGGCAGGCCGTCCGCCACCCCAGCACGGTGGCCATCCAGCCCGAGGACGTGGCCAAGGCCACCAAGGTCGAGCTGCTGCGCCGGGCCGACGAGGCGGCCCGGGGCGCGGACGGCGCCGTCCGCCAGGTGAGCGCCCGCTACGGCGACAGCCGGCGGCGCATCCTGGTGGCCAACAGCGAGGGCCTGCTGACCGGCGACGACCAGGTCCGGACCCTGTTCTCGGTGGGCGTGGTGGCCGCCGGCGACACCGGCATGCAGACCGGCCGCCAGAGCGTGGGCCACACCGTGGGCTTCGAGCTGTTCGACCGCTACGAGGTGGAGGACATGGCCCGCAAGGCCGCGTCCCGGGCCGTCACCAAGCTGGGGGCGCGGCCGGCCCCCAGCGGCGAGATGCCGGTGGTCATCGGGGCCGGTGGGGGTGGCGTCCTGTTCCACGAGGCCTGCGGCCACGGCCTGGAGGCCGACCTGGTGGCCAAGGGGGCCTCGGTGTATCGCGACCGGGTGGGCCAGCAGGTGGCCTCCCCGCTGGTGACCCTGATCGACGACGGCACCGTGGCCGATGAGTGGGGCTGCTTCGGCATCGACGACGAGGGCAGCCCGGCCCAGCGCAACGTGCTCATCCAGGACGGCGTCCTCACCGACTACATGTGGGACGTCACCCGGGGGCGCAAGGAGGGCCGGCCCCGCTCCGGCAACGGGCGGCGCCAGAGCTACCAGCACCTGCCCATGGTGCGGATGACCAACACGTTCCTGGCCAACGGCACCGAGGACCCGGCCGACATCATCGCCGGCACCGACCACGGCGTGTACGTGGCCCAGCTGGGCGGCGGCTCGGTCAACACCGCCACCGGCGACTTCGTCTTCGGCATGTGGGAGGCGTACCTGATCGAGGACGGCGTGGTCACCGAGCCGCTGCGGGAGGGCAACCTCATCGGCAACGGCCCCCAGGTGCTCACCGACATCGAGGCCCTGGGCGACGACTTCGCCATGGGCTCGCCGGGCACGTGCGGCAAGGACGGCCAGGGCGTCCCGGTGGGCGACGGTGTGCCGACCCTGCGGGTGCGCAGCCTGACCATCGGCGGCACCGCGGCATGA
- a CDS encoding TldD/PmbA family protein: MTGSRDLTDIADRVVGWAADGEAVEAVVGRSRHTEVRAYEGDVESLSSAESMGVGIRVVLGDRQGFAYAATFDDDVLAETLAEARDNASFASPDPHVGLAEPDGVAVPTLDLFRPSLLQVPTEDKVAMALELEALVRAGDPRISGVESAEFVDAMGEACVASTTGIRSESASTACYVAVSCLAEEDGLTQTGFGFSVGRELGDLVPADASDDAVMRSTRLLGATKPASTRATVVLDPYVTAQVIAILGSTLSGEAVLKGRSPFAERLGDEVGSPLVTLVDDATNPLAYTASATDGEGLASRRTSLLADGVLQAFVHNAYTGRWAGTASTGNAVRGGFKSTPGVGCRALALAPGQLDQPALLRQVGDGVLVSSVIGMHSGVNPVSGDFSTGAEGLRIAGGELGAPLREFTIASTLQKMLRDVEAVGSDVDWLPMSAAGVSLVIRDVTISGT, from the coding sequence ATGACCGGCTCCCGGGACCTGACCGACATCGCCGACCGGGTCGTCGGCTGGGCCGCCGACGGCGAGGCGGTCGAGGCGGTGGTGGGCCGCAGCCGCCACACCGAGGTGCGGGCGTACGAGGGCGACGTCGAGTCGCTGTCCTCGGCGGAGTCCATGGGCGTCGGCATCCGGGTCGTCCTGGGCGACCGGCAGGGCTTCGCCTATGCCGCCACCTTCGACGACGACGTGCTGGCCGAGACCTTGGCCGAGGCCCGCGACAACGCCAGCTTCGCCTCCCCGGACCCGCACGTGGGCCTGGCCGAGCCCGACGGGGTGGCGGTGCCCACCCTCGACCTGTTCCGGCCCTCGTTGCTGCAGGTGCCCACCGAGGACAAGGTGGCCATGGCCCTGGAGCTGGAGGCCCTGGTGCGGGCGGGCGACCCCCGCATCTCCGGTGTGGAGTCGGCCGAGTTCGTCGACGCCATGGGCGAGGCCTGCGTGGCCTCCACCACCGGCATTCGCTCCGAGTCGGCCTCCACCGCCTGTTACGTGGCCGTGTCGTGCCTGGCCGAGGAGGACGGGCTGACCCAGACCGGGTTCGGCTTCTCGGTGGGGCGGGAGCTGGGCGACCTGGTCCCGGCCGACGCCTCCGACGACGCGGTGATGCGCTCCACCCGCCTGCTGGGGGCGACCAAGCCGGCCAGCACCCGGGCCACGGTGGTCCTCGACCCCTACGTCACCGCCCAGGTCATCGCCATCCTGGGCTCGACCCTGTCGGGCGAGGCGGTGCTCAAGGGGCGCTCGCCGTTCGCCGAGCGCCTGGGCGACGAGGTGGGCTCGCCGCTGGTCACCCTGGTCGACGACGCCACCAACCCGTTGGCCTACACCGCCTCGGCCACCGACGGCGAGGGCCTGGCCAGCCGGCGCACCTCGCTGCTGGCCGACGGGGTGCTCCAGGCCTTCGTGCACAACGCCTACACCGGGCGGTGGGCCGGGACGGCCTCCACCGGCAACGCCGTGCGGGGCGGGTTCAAGTCCACGCCCGGCGTGGGGTGCCGGGCCCTGGCCCTGGCCCCGGGCCAGCTGGACCAGCCGGCGCTGCTGCGCCAGGTCGGCGACGGGGTGCTGGTCTCGTCGGTGATCGGCATGCACTCGGGGGTGAACCCGGTGAGCGGCGACTTCTCCACCGGCGCCGAGGGCCTGCGCATCGCCGGCGGTGAGCTGGGCGCCCCGCTGCGGGAGTTCACCATCGCCTCCACCCTCCAGAAGATGCTGCGCGACGTGGAGGCCGTGGGCTCCGACGTGGACTGGCTGCCCATGAGCGCGGCCGGGGTCAGCCTGGTCATCCGCGACGTCACCATCTCCGGCACCTAG
- a CDS encoding undecaprenyl-diphosphate phosphatase, whose amino-acid sequence MSFVEAVVLGIVQGLTEFLPVSSSGHLRIVPALLGWDDPGAAFTAVTQLGTVLAVVIYFRHDLWRIGTTWLRSLRDAELRRTLDARLGWYLILATVPISVFGLAFKDQIETGARNLWLVATTLIVLGGVLFVAERVGRRTRGIEDVDTRTAVVVGLAQALALVPGVSRSGATISAGLFLDLDRESAARFSFLLSIPAVVLSGVATAPDVTSGDGPGVAATVVATALAFVVGYAAIAWLLRYLTRHPTTVFVVYRVALGLVLLGLLSGGVIEAT is encoded by the coding sequence GTGTCGTTCGTCGAAGCCGTCGTCCTGGGGATCGTCCAGGGGCTGACCGAGTTCCTGCCCGTGTCCTCGAGCGGTCACCTGCGCATCGTGCCGGCCCTGCTGGGGTGGGACGACCCGGGGGCCGCCTTCACCGCGGTGACCCAGCTGGGCACGGTGCTGGCCGTGGTCATCTACTTCCGGCACGACCTCTGGCGCATCGGCACCACCTGGCTGCGCTCGCTGCGGGATGCCGAGCTGCGGCGCACCCTCGACGCCCGGCTGGGCTGGTACCTGATCCTGGCCACGGTGCCCATCTCCGTGTTCGGCCTGGCCTTCAAGGACCAGATCGAGACGGGGGCCCGGAACCTGTGGCTGGTGGCCACCACGTTGATCGTCCTGGGTGGGGTGCTGTTCGTGGCCGAACGGGTCGGGCGCCGGACCCGGGGGATCGAGGACGTCGACACCCGCACCGCCGTGGTCGTCGGCCTGGCCCAGGCCCTGGCCCTGGTGCCCGGGGTGTCCCGGTCGGGGGCCACCATCAGCGCCGGCTTGTTCCTTGACCTGGATCGGGAGTCGGCCGCCCGCTTCTCGTTCCTGCTGTCCATCCCCGCCGTGGTCCTGTCCGGGGTGGCCACCGCTCCGGACGTCACCTCGGGGGACGGCCCCGGCGTGGCGGCCACGGTGGTGGCCACGGCCCTGGCCTTCGTGGTCGGCTACGCCGCCATCGCCTGGCTGCTGCGCTACCTGACCCGCCACCCCACGACGGTCTTCGTCGTCTACCGGGTGGCCTTGGGGCTCGTCCTGCTGGGCCTGCTCAGCGGGGGCGTGATCGAGGCCACCTGA
- a CDS encoding PHB depolymerase family esterase encodes MAKERHELDGIDDDEGAARWYLLTAPAGTEPVPLVVDFHGLSEGAEIHSLMSEMGELGLEQGFATAFPNGTGQPVAWEVLAEGVDSPELPYVDALLDDVLAARCIDTSRVYATGLSNGAMMTSMLACTRADRFAAFAPVAGLSTWDGCQPRRPVPILAFHGTADPILYFNGGIGDLSIVTGGEAPESVEVPEADLDGEGYPETARQWAAFNGCDPEASDEELTEEILDRTWRCPAGAPVELVIVVGGGHSWPGSEFSKQIERIVGPTTDDIAASEAMWEFFQRYQLPA; translated from the coding sequence GTGGCGAAGGAGCGCCATGAGCTGGACGGGATCGACGACGACGAGGGCGCGGCCCGCTGGTACCTGCTGACCGCCCCGGCCGGGACCGAACCGGTGCCCCTGGTGGTGGACTTCCACGGCCTGTCCGAAGGGGCCGAGATCCACTCCCTCATGAGCGAGATGGGCGAGCTGGGCCTGGAGCAGGGCTTCGCCACCGCCTTCCCCAACGGCACCGGCCAGCCCGTGGCCTGGGAGGTGCTCGCCGAAGGCGTCGACTCGCCGGAGCTGCCCTACGTCGACGCCCTGCTCGACGACGTGCTGGCCGCCCGGTGCATCGACACGTCCCGGGTCTACGCCACCGGCCTGTCCAACGGGGCCATGATGACCTCGATGCTGGCCTGCACCCGGGCCGACCGCTTCGCCGCCTTCGCCCCCGTGGCCGGCCTCAGCACCTGGGACGGGTGCCAGCCCCGACGCCCGGTGCCCATCCTGGCCTTCCACGGCACCGCCGATCCGATCCTGTACTTCAACGGCGGCATCGGCGACCTGAGCATCGTCACCGGGGGGGAGGCCCCCGAGAGCGTCGAGGTGCCCGAGGCCGACCTGGACGGCGAGGGCTACCCCGAGACGGCCCGGCAGTGGGCGGCGTTCAACGGCTGCGACCCGGAGGCCTCCGACGAGGAGCTGACCGAGGAGATCCTCGACCGCACCTGGCGCTGCCCGGCCGGCGCCCCCGTCGAGCTCGTCATCGTGGTGGGCGGCGGGCACTCCTGGCCCGGCAGCGAGTTCTCGAAGCAGATCGAGAGGATCGTCGGGCCCACCACCGACGACATCGCGGCCAGCGAGGCCATGTGGGAGTTCTTCCAGCGCTACCAGCTGCCGGCCTGA
- the cpaB gene encoding Flp pilus assembly protein CpaB — protein MSFRPRRSLRPVRPRLPRRAIPWYAAALLLAGATGLLVASALRRADAAEGAYGTSRPVAVVARDVAAGEVVTAADVVVRRWPSVLVPPGALATAPTGRTARADLVAGEAVADRRLGPPGAGGGTALLAAGQRAVPVPITVPGLDLRPGDRVDVLSGGGPGGGPAGDLPVGATGPDVVAAGATVVDVAEEAVVVAVAASVAPDVAAALTAGPLVLALRPPGG, from the coding sequence ATGTCGTTCCGTCCCCGCCGCAGCCTGCGGCCCGTCCGCCCCCGCCTGCCCCGGCGGGCCATCCCCTGGTACGCGGCGGCACTGCTGCTGGCCGGGGCCACGGGCCTGCTCGTCGCCTCCGCCCTGCGGCGGGCCGACGCCGCCGAGGGGGCCTACGGGACCAGCCGGCCGGTGGCCGTCGTGGCCCGGGACGTCGCCGCTGGCGAGGTGGTCACGGCGGCCGACGTGGTGGTGCGGCGGTGGCCCTCGGTGCTCGTCCCGCCCGGGGCGCTGGCCACCGCCCCGACCGGGCGCACCGCCCGGGCCGACCTGGTGGCCGGCGAGGCCGTGGCCGACCGGCGCCTGGGCCCGCCCGGGGCCGGGGGCGGCACCGCCCTGCTCGCCGCTGGCCAGCGGGCCGTGCCCGTGCCCATCACCGTCCCCGGCCTGGACCTCCGGCCCGGGGACCGGGTCGACGTGCTGTCCGGGGGCGGTCCTGGCGGCGGGCCGGCCGGTGACCTGCCGGTCGGGGCCACGGGGCCCGACGTCGTGGCCGCCGGGGCCACCGTGGTCGACGTGGCCGAGGAAGCGGTGGTGGTGGCCGTCGCCGCATCGGTGGCGCCCGACGTGGCCGCCGCCCTCACCGCCGGGCCCCTCGTCCTGGCCCTCCGACCACCCGGCGGCTGA
- a CDS encoding FmdB family zinc ribbon protein, whose amino-acid sequence MPTYEYRCKDCGHTFDAYQSFTDDALTECPSCQGAVRKVFGNVGISFKGSGFYKTDSRGSAGKAKEAAGGTGNGASGDAKKDSSTSGDSSSSSSGSDSSGSSDKGSGSSDKGKGSGSGSGSGSGSGSGSGSGPSTSSPAASST is encoded by the coding sequence ATGCCCACCTACGAGTACCGCTGCAAGGATTGCGGCCACACCTTCGACGCCTACCAGTCCTTCACCGACGACGCGCTCACCGAGTGCCCGTCGTGCCAGGGCGCGGTGCGGAAGGTGTTCGGCAACGTCGGCATCTCGTTCAAGGGCAGCGGCTTCTACAAGACCGACAGCCGGGGCTCCGCCGGCAAGGCCAAGGAAGCCGCCGGCGGGACGGGCAACGGCGCCTCCGGCGATGCCAAGAAGGACAGCTCCACCTCGGGCGACTCGTCCTCGTCCTCGTCGGGCTCCGATTCCTCCGGCTCGTCGGACAAGGGCTCGGGGTCGTCGGACAAGGGCAAGGGCTCCGGTTCGGGCTCCGGCTCCGGCTCCGGTTCGGGCTCCGGCTCCGGCTCCGGCCCGAGCACCTCCAGCCCCGCCGCCTCGTCCACCTGA